Genomic DNA from Longimicrobiales bacterium:
GCGGGTCCGCCCGCAGCGCCGTGCGGGCGGCGGCTTCAGCGCGGAGAGCGGCCGCCCTCACTTCTCCGTCCGGATCTCGTGATGTGCCCATTCTGTCGATGACGTCGTGGCCGAGCGCGTTCGACAGCCCGTCCCAGCACGCGGCCGTGTTCAGCTGGGGCTGGTCGCCGTCGCGGACCAGGACGAGAATGGGCTCGCGCCCCGTCCTGAAACAGGCTAACGCCGCTTCATGATCGTGCGGCCATGGGACCACCGCGACGGAAGCGACGTGAGGGGTCGCGTGTGCGCTCCGCCTCCCTGCCTTCACGCTGTCACTCCACGCGGCGCGAACGCGCGCGCGCGCTTCTCCAGCAGCATCGAGCTCCGCAATGAGACGGGCGGGTCTGCGGGTGTCGGCGAGTGCCCAGGGCGCATCGCCGCCGACCATCCGGATCTGGCGGAGCTTGCGTCGTATGCGTTTCATGAGACCGAGCAATACCTCAACATCGCGATCGGGTGCGAACGCGATGGCCCGAATGCGCGTGTGCGGAGAGCCGAGGCGGTCGATACGGCCGATGCGCTGCGCAAGTCGGACGGGGTTCCAGGGCAGATCATAGCTCACCACGATCGACGCGTCCTGAAGGTTGAGCCCCTCAGCCAGTACGTCCGTCGCTATGAGCAGTCGCACATTCTCGGCTGGGCGTGGCGCGCGAGCGTGATTGGCCACGGGTGCAAAGCGCTCGATGACCGTACGGCGTCCGGCCTTGCCGCGGCCGAGCCGTGCGTCGCTGCCATGGATCAATGCAACGCCGCCGCGGTCGGCGATGGCTTGCCATAAGCCACGCGCTGTGGCCTGGTACTCCGTGAACAGCAGCACCTTGCCGTCCGACGAATCGAGCAGCGATTGGAGCAGGAGCAGCTTCGGGTCGGCCGCGCCAGGGGCGTGCGGGAGTGCACTGCAGATCCGGCGCAGATGTGCCAGATCGTGTTGCGCGGCGAGTGTCAGCCATGCGCGATCGAGAGACCGAGGCCACGGTCGCAACGCGAGACTGTGCAACGAAAGCTGAACCGCCGCATCTGCCTCGCCGCCTGATCCGGTCCCGTCGCGGGGATCGAACAGCAGCCCTTCGCATGCTGCCTCGATGAAGTGTTCGAGCAGGCGTACATGCCGGCGTATCGAGGCGTTGAAGGCCCACGGACTCGACTCCAGGCGCTTGAGAAGGCCCAGCCGCATGAGCTCACGCGGCGTCTCATTGCCCGACAGACTGTGTGCAGGGAAGGTCAGCGCGGGTATCGCGTCCCGCACGAGCTCCATCAGGCCCGTCCGTTCCGCGGAGGGCCCATAGCGGAGTACCTCGATGGGTCCGCACAGGGGGAAGCGCAGCTGAGGCCGTACGGTAGGAGTCCGCTGCGCGTACGACACTGCGCGTCGTGTGCGCCTCACCATGATGTCATCGGCTACCCGCCGGAGCTCCGCGGCAGCGCCGCCACGCATCGCGGATTCAATGGCAGAGCGCAGGTCCGGGACACCGAGGTCGCTGAACGCGTTCCGGCCACTGAACAGGCGAACGAGGTGATAGAAATCCAGGACTGAGTTGTTAACCGGCGTGGCGGTGAGGAGCAGCACGCGTGCGTTCTCGCAGAGAATCGCGAGGGAAGCGTAGCGGCGTGTGTGCGGATTCCGGAACGCATGTGCCTCATCGACCACAATGAAGGAAGCGGTTGCCCGCGGCCGGGCACGCGACAGCGAGGTATGCGATATCCATCGGCAGCGGACGAGACCGCGCAAATGACGTTTCCAGTGGGAGCGCAGCTGCGCCGGTGCGACGACGATTGCCGATGCGCCGCAGTTCAGCTCGGCCTGCAGCATTGCCACGGCGACATGTGTCTTGCCGAGTCCGACGCTATCGGCGAGGATGGCACCGCCGCGCCGCGCGATGATGTCACGCAGCCGGTGGAACGCATCCGCCTGAAACGGCTCCAGTCCAGCGCTCTCTGGGACAGCGGCATCGCCCGGCGCGTCCTCGCCACGCGGAGCGAAGCAGGCATTCAGCACGCGCATCGCTGCCGCCCACGAATGCTCACGAACCACTGAACGACTGCCGCTTGTGCACGGCTGACACGACCGGCTCGAGCACGTCGTGGCCGCGGGCCCAGAGTGTCTCGAACCGGGCCAGCGCGAGGGCCACCGAGTATGGATCGGTCAGGAGCGCAGTGAGGGATGGCCCGTTCGGCGACGGCGGCTCGCGGAAATAGTGCGCGCCGACGAGACATGCGCATTCAGCGCCGTCCGGTCTGCGATATGTGGAGAAATCGGGCGACCACGCGCCCAGCCCCGCGCTGCGAATCTCGACGCGGCCCGACTCGAGGAATGCGAGCAGCGCCGCCATCCTTTTTTCCACGTCGGGATCCGTGAAGCCGAAGTCCGTGAGCGCACGCACCTCCAGCCGCCCAAGCAGGATGCGGCAGCGCCTGACTGATCGCGTTTCGTCTTCCGCGAGGTCCAGGGCCGCGAGCCGGATGTGTCCGACGGCGATCTCGGCGTACGCACACCTGGCGAGCAGATGGCCGATCCGCCGCCGCAGCGGCGGCCGCGTCGCATCGTCGATGAGTGTGCTCACGCCGGGCTGTCCTTCCCGCTGAGCCAGGCATCGAACGCCACCAGATCCTCGATGTGCTGGCGATCCAGACCGTACGCGTGCGCAACCAGCCGGTCTAACTCCTCACGGTCGCACGGCTCGATAGCAGCGTCGCGGTGTGCGCGAAGCGAGATATGCAGGATGCGATTCGCCGTGCTGCCGTCGCGCCATCGCATCGGAAGGGGGAGCATGGCAATGGTCCACGCGAAAAACCGGAAGTGCGCGTCCTTCGCGCGCTCCGCAATGGCGCGCGCGAATGTGCGTACCGGCATCGAGTTGAAGTACGCGGCAAGGAGGAGCGCGTCGCGATCGGTTCTCGTGCCGATGAAGTACACGGTGTTCAATGGCACGATGGGGCTCCCGGTTCCCACGACGGTTCGTATTGACGCAGGGACGGCTGCGGCGCGCAGGTCGGATGCGAGGTCCGACCAGACGACCTTGTGCCCGTACATGCCGGGTGACAAACGCTGCAGCGTCCCGAGTCGATGCGCAGGCTTGTTGAACGCACCACTGTGTCGCGCCAGGAACGCCGCAAGCCGGCGCGGCGCCGGCGTACGCGGATCGTGATTGGCAGGCGTCCAAAGCACGTGACGCTCGACGCTGGTTCGCCATGGCTTTACGTCGGTGCCGCGCAGCACGGGCCTGAGCGCGCTGGCCTCGACATGTCCGGCAAATCGGCGCCGATCCGCGCTGCCCGGGCGGTAGTATCCCTCAGCGCGGATGTGCGCGAGGTCTCCGATCCGCGGTTGCACATCGTGTACGATCATCACGTCGTTCGCGCCGGTCATCGCGCCGCGTCTCACGCTCAGGCCCGATTCTCCCAACTGCCGCCCGGCTCCCTGCATCCTGCGCAACGCGGCCGCACAACCGGGCGGCGCGAGCAGCCATGGCGAGCGGACATCGCCCGGGCGAAGGGGGAGGTCCGCGCGATCCGCGACGAACTCCAGGGGATCGCCGTTGCTGCGCGTCATGCGCACGGAAACGGCAGGTGGCGTCCCTGCCTCGGCGGCGTCAACGCGCTGTGCGATCACGACTGCGGTGAAGGCATCGGCATCGAACACGGCCCGCTGGTCCAGGCTGTGGTCTTCGATCGAGGATATGTGTGTGTCGCCGAGCAGCAGGGCGCGCGCACCGCCCGGAGCCAGTGACCGGAACAGCTTGGCCGGCAGCACCATCCCGAGTGTCCCGCGTACGCGGAGCAGCCGGAGGGATCGTTCGAGGAACAGAAAGGCGAGGTCGACCTGTGCGCCGGCGGCGTGCGGCGTGGCCGTGAGGGACGCAGCGTAGGGCCAGCCGGCATCGGCGCATACGCGATAGCGTTCGCGAAGAAGCGTACGCACGGCAGCAGGCCAGTTGTGGGCGCGCACCCACGGTGGGTTGCTGAGCACTACGTCGAACGCCTCGGTTTCCGCAAAGTGCACGCGAAAGCTGAAGAACGGCAGCGCCCCCGTGTCGCGAATGTCGCGCCCGAGAGCATGCATCTCCTCCAGTCTCGAAGTGAGTGGCGGCAGCCGTGTCCGTGCATGTACCGCGGCCGCAGTCGGCTCACCGAACAGATCGGTATCTGCAGCACGCGCGCGCAACTCGCGCGCTTCGTGCTCCAGCTGTCGGCGAAGTGTGTCCAGCCACGCGCGCGCAAAGCGACGCTCCAGGGACTGCAGCGCACGACGCAGGGCCGGTCTGTCCTCCGGGGAAGAGGTGACATACTGACGTGAGGCAGGCTCCAGGCGGGACACGAGTACGCGCAGCTCCGGCGGCGCTGAAGTGCCGAGCGGTCGACCGGCAGCAGCAGCCGTCATGTCGAGCGGATCGACGAGCGCGTCCCCCTGTCGGATACGCCGGTCCAGGTTCGGCAGCGGCGGTACGTCGGCGATGCGATCGCATCCGGGAATGAGCGCCAACCACAGGCGCAGGGAGCAGATGAGCGCGGCGTCCTCCAGCAGGTCCACTCCGTGAAGTGACCGAGCCACGATATCCCTCCTGACATCAGCTCCGGCCAGGGCGGTATCATGAGCAGCACAGCGCGCGGTCTCGAGCCTGTCGAGCACGCCCATGAGGAAGGCGCCCGAGCCGCATGCCGGATCGAGCACCCGCACGCAGGAAGCGGCGCGGACGATCGCGGCGAGATCGCGGTCGGAAGCGTCCGATGGCGCGCGCAGCAGTATGCTGCGAACGGTGGCCGGCGCGACACCCGCCGCGTGCCCGACATGTGCCGCGAGCACGTTCACCACGAGTGCATCCACCGCTTCCGGCGGCGT
This window encodes:
- a CDS encoding DEAD/DEAH box helicase — encoded protein: MVREHSWAAAMRVLNACFAPRGEDAPGDAAVPESAGLEPFQADAFHRLRDIIARRGGAILADSVGLGKTHVAVAMLQAELNCGASAIVVAPAQLRSHWKRHLRGLVRCRWISHTSLSRARPRATASFIVVDEAHAFRNPHTRRYASLAILCENARVLLLTATPVNNSVLDFYHLVRLFSGRNAFSDLGVPDLRSAIESAMRGGAAAELRRVADDIMVRRTRRAVSYAQRTPTVRPQLRFPLCGPIEVLRYGPSAERTGLMELVRDAIPALTFPAHSLSGNETPRELMRLGLLKRLESSPWAFNASIRRHVRLLEHFIEAACEGLLFDPRDGTGSGGEADAAVQLSLHSLALRPWPRSLDRAWLTLAAQHDLAHLRRICSALPHAPGAADPKLLLLQSLLDSSDGKVLLFTEYQATARGLWQAIADRGGVALIHGSDARLGRGKAGRRTVIERFAPVANHARAPRPAENVRLLIATDVLAEGLNLQDASIVVSYDLPWNPVRLAQRIGRIDRLGSPHTRIRAIAFAPDRDVEVLLGLMKRIRRKLRQIRMVGGDAPWALADTRRPARLIAELDAAGEARARVRAAWSDSVKAGRRSAHATPHVASVAVVPWPHDHEAALACFRTGREPILVLVRDGDQPQLNTAACWDGLSNALGHDVIDRMGTSRDPDGEVRAAALRAEAAARTALRADPRPPAHGDRGATQAGAAVLRWLASRPGGAAFEDTEAADLILRTLGAGCRAGTDLRLRSALQRPASPEAAMKSLLSSLPSAGQPAGSIPEEPEPELIAVLLFRPTQSRP